ACTTTCGTCCAACTGGATGGTCGTCAACAAGCTGAAGTTGGAAGAAGACCTCATTGACTTGGTGACTTGGCAATTAGAGACTTGCGAGACTGAATCGGTATTTTAAATAGCCTTGTTATTACTCGCTGCATCAAGGAGCACAGAGCCAAGCTATGCGGACAGCCATGGAGCACCATTGCTCCATCCTACTCGTggcctccctcctccttgcATCTCCAGCATGGACATCGGCCTCCACGGGAAGTGACGACACCGACGCCGACCACCGTGCGCTCATGCAGTTCCGGTCCCTCATCACGGACGACCCATCCGGGGCCTTGGCATCATGGGGCGGCGGCAACAtgaccgcgccggcgccgtgcgGGTGGCACGGCGTCACGTGCGGGgtgcgcgggcgccgccgcggccgcgtgaCAGCGCTGGACCTCCGCGGGCTCGACCTAGCCAGCTCCGGCACCGCGGCTCCTTCATCCCTCTCGAGCCTCACCTACCTCCGGCGACTCGACCTCTCCGGGaaccgcctcggcggcggcgtgcccTCCCCATTGCCACCCTCCCTCGAGCGCCTCAATCTCAGCCACAACGCGCTGCAGGGGCCGGTGCCCGCGGCGCTGGGGTCACTGCACCGCCTCCAGGTGCTCTATCTCAGCTACAACAACCTCACCGGAGCAATCCCTGCCTCCCTTGGCAACCTCACCTCCCTCACCTCCCTCAGCCTCACCAGCAACAACCTCGCCGGCGCCATCCCTGGCGCTCTCGGCAACCTCAAAGCTCTCACCGGCCTCTTCCTTCACTACAACATGCTCCAAGGATCCATACCTTCCGCCGTGTTTAACATCTCCTCTCTCCAGAAACTTGACGTGCAGATGAACAACCTCACCGGGACTCTGCCCCCGAACGCCGGTGGCAGGCTGCCCAGACTCACGTGGTTCGTCGTTAACAACAACCGGCTACACGGTGCCATCCCGCCGTCGCTCTGCAACGCCTCCAAGCTGGAGTTGGCACAGATGTATGACAATTCCTTCTCCGGAGTCATACCGGACTGCCTTGGAACTCACCTCAAGAACTTGTGGGCACTGACACTGGACGGCAACCAGCTGGAAGCAAATGTTGATGCTGACTGGGGATTCATGGATAGTCTGACCAACTGCAGCAATCTGAAGATCATTAGCCTGGTTGAAAACAAGCTGGGAGGTGTGCTTCCTGGCTCGATCGCAAACCTTTCGACGAGCATGGAGTACTTGGGCATAAGTATCAACATGGTAAGTGGCCAAATACCTCAGGAAATCGGCAACCTTGTCAACTTGAACGCCATTGATATGGATCTCAATAAGCTTACTGGTATTATCCCTACCTCAATTGGCAAACTTAACAAGCTGAACAGGCTTGACTTGTCCGCCAACAAGCTATCAGGGCAAATTCCACCAACAATTGGCAATCTCACCGTGCTCACCGAATTATCCCTTTTGGACAACATGCTCACGGGTCCCATTCCTTCCAGTCTTGGAAGTTGCCCTTTGCAGACGCTGAACCTGGGGCACAATCGCCTTGCTGGTCCAATACCAAAAGAAGTTCTCCTCATATCCACACTTTCCGACTACGCGACTTTCCACGAGAACATGCTAACTGGATCGTTGCCATCGGAAGTTGGTCACCTGAAAAATCTTGTGGCCCTTGATGTATCTGGAAATAGGTTAACCGGGGAAATCCCCAACTCTCTTGGCGATTGCCAAATCTTACAGTATTGCATTATGAAAGGGAACATGTTTCAAGGGAAAATTCCGGAGTCATTGGGACAACTGAAGGCCCTCTTGGCTCTTGATCTTTCAAGAAACAACTTGTCCGGTCATATTCCAGACTTCTTGGGTGACATGAAAGGTCTTGAACAACTGAATATCTCCTTCAACAACTTTGATGGAGAAGTCCCAAAGCAAGGAATATTTCTTAACGCCAGCGCATTTTCAGTTGAGGGAAACTCAGGCCTCTGTGGAGGTATTGCTCAGCTGAAATTGCCACCTTGCTCAGATAATGGCAGTACTAGCAACAATAAGCGATCACACAAACTTGTCATGATAGTCTCCACAGCCACTGCCTTTCTAGGAATCTCCTTGCTCCTTGCACTATGTGCATTATGTCATCAAAGAAGGAAGTTGATAAAGGCAGAACATGCCTTACCACTCATCAATGATCAGTATGCAAGGGTTTCATATGTCAACTTGATGAATGCAACAAAtagttttgcttctgaaaaccTCATAGGCATCGGAAGCTTCGGCTCTGTTTACAAGGGAACAATGATAAGCCATGACCAAGAAGTTGTTGTCGCTGTGAAGGTGCTCAACCTTCAGCAGCGAGGGGCGTCACAAAGTTTCATTGCAGAATGTGAGACTCTCAGATGTGCTCGACATCGGAACCTTGTGAAAATCTTGACGGTGTGTTCAAGTATTGATTCCGGTGGCCTTGATTtcaaagctattgtatttgattTCCTACCAAATGGAAATCTAGACCAGTGGCTACACCACCGTCTCAGGGAACATGGCACCCATAGTAGGATTGATCTTGTCCAACGGATAGACATTGCCATTCATGTCGCTTCTGCACTCGAATATCTTCACCACTATAAACCAACCCCGATAGTTCATTGTGATCTCAAGCCAAGCAATATTCTCCTTGACAATGACATGGTTGCCCATGTTGGTGATTTTGGGCTCGCAAGATTTGTGCATCAAGACCAGATTAACCCCTCAGATATATCAAGTGGTTGGGCCACAAGAAGGGGAACCATTGGATATGCTCCTCCAGGTCAGGTTCTAACAAGTACACTGCATTTTACTTTCATGATTGGTTGAAAATTGAAATCCACAAGCAAGTAAAATGCATTGCTCCGTTTTCTATCATTTAACATTGTACCTGTAGCATTGCTGATAGTCTTCTTTTAATTGCTGAATATGTGTGTTCCAAACAGAGTATGGACTGGGTAACAGAGTCTCAATCCATGGTGACATGTACAGCTTCGGAGTACTATTGTTGGAAATTTTCACAGGAAAAAGACCAACAGATAGCGACTTCGTGCAAGACCTCAACCTTCATAGGTACGTGCAAATAGCACTGCAAGATCAGCAAGTCACCAGTGTGGTAGACCAACAGTTACTGCCAGTACAAGATCCGGAACTCGAAGGGAGAACAAGCAGCTCCAGTAGCACCAGAGAAATTACAGTTGCCTGTGTTACTTCAATTCTGCAGATCGGAATTCTGTGCTCGAAGGAACTTCCAACAGACCGCTTGCTGATTGGTGATGCCTTGAGAGAGCTTCACAGAATCAAAGACAATTATAACCAGTTGCACTTATTAAGTACATAGAACTTTCTGAAACACAGGATTTCCATATCCCGAACCATTTTACAGTATTCCGTGATCAGAACAGATACCAGGTCCTTGACTGCACTCAACCTAGTGTTGGGCTTTTTACTTTTAAAAAGACATGAAAGCATAAGATTGACGTTGCATACACAATGGATGCCAGTATTGCATCCACCTGCACATCAGGGTCTAGAGTACATTGTTAGATTATCTTAATATATGATGTGGCCCATGTAATTAAAGAGAATGATTTTCATATGAAAAGATCGCAGTGTGTGTTTACTCCAATTATTCAGAGATATGTTGTTTTGCTATCTACATAATACATACCCATAAGGCAACTTTTTGCATCCAACTTCTACTCTGGCATTATGCAGTTATGCCTGTCATCATGCAATCTGCAGAAATAGATGAATGGTATAAATGGAGGGAAAACAGAGGTAAAGCTCTTGTTCCAAACCTGCTGAAGTTCTCATCAGTCACCAATAATAAACTGTTCAGCAACaaaaacatgcatgatgcattgTTACATTTTTAAAAGAAATGATGCATCATTATGGATTCTACTGCCTGCTGGCATGTTTAACCAATACTACATTTTCTGCTTCACCAATTCACTTTGTTCTTCTCATGAACTTTTGAGCAAGATCTTTGAGCGCTTGCCTCGAGTTAAGCACAACTTGATCCTCACTATCAGGAAGATCATCGATAGCACCCGCTGCCAGTTTTGCATGTTCAGCAGCAAGAGACCTCGTCCTCTTGATTCCCTGACTTTTTGAAAGGTATTTGAGGGCCTACAAGGGTAAAATTGAGCAGTTCTGAGACCACACTAGACAATTTATGAGCATTTCACAACCCAAATAGTTGGATTATATTActggaaacaaagaaaagtacattttcctttcaaaaaaaatacacttgcAATACGAACCGTCTTAACATTTAAAGGGTCATCAAATCCCTGTTCAACAATCTCATGCAGTTCAGGGAATTCTTCCATCGCAAAAAGTATGGGAGCTGTCACAATTCCCTGTCCATACAGGGCATATATGATTCCTTACATGTCATTGATATCTTAAAAAGTAAAATACTACTGAGGAAATATTGAGTGAATAACTGTATTACTTGATGGATATCAGACAAGGAGGCTTTGCCTAGTGAAGCTGATGTGCCTGTGAAATCGAGGATGTCATCGATCAACTGATATGCTATGCCCTGGAAGAGAGAGTGTAGGTCATCTTAACAGTTCATGTGTCTAGCAAAAATAGGAACAGCTTCTGTGTAAGGAAAAATACAACACACCAAGTGTCTGCCATACTGATAGGCAAGAGCTTGTACTTCTGTTGTTTGCTCAGCAAGGACAGCAATAGCTTTGCAGCTGTTTGAAATCAATGCAGCTGTCTTGTAGTATGTCTTCTGCAAATAATAGTCCATGCTGTACAAGCATCCATGAACAGGTGTCACATTAAGTAAAATATTAGAAAGTGTTGATTGTCATGGCTTGATGAACTCATCTAgcattcctttcttttcttgaatCTGCTCGATCCAGAACAAGGTTATCCAAGTTTTTAGTAGATAGATTAGCAACAATGATCTATTTAATTGTGATTGGCATTATATTAAGTAGTGAACATTTTTCCTGGACTTTGATTTGATGATAGTTGATGAAAAGTAACGTCAGTACATATCCACTCTAAGCTAAACAGCTACTTGCACACATATGACAGCCCAAATAATGAAGAGTTAAATAATCAACTGAGCATAACAACACATTCTAAGGCACTAATCTGCTACCTCCACACTGACACCACATCATATCTCAAACTTATCAAAGTTTATGGGTGCTATCTTTCATTAGTAAAATCTCAAGCAATAGACAAGATGCAAGAAAATGATAAAATGAATTGGACATGTACCTGCAGCGCTGTGCTGGAGTTATTGACATCTGCATAAGCTCACCAGTAACAAGATTATTTACAGCAGTTGCTAGTAATGATACAACCTGCAGAATTAAAAATAATTTCGGTATCTTGACGTTATGAACATGCAAAAGATACAGACTGGAAAGGAACTCACATAATCTGATGTTGAAAGAAATGGGAGAAGATGCAGAGTGACATGGCAGCTCACATGCTAAAAACTAAAGTGATTTTGTTCTTTCAGTTGTATTTTTTTAGCCCCCACTCATAGTCTATTTTATCCTCGATAGCAATATTCCCAACAAAGTCAAACAAAGATGAAGGAAAATAATATAACTTGTTAGCCTTTACAAAGGAGAAACATCGCACCTCAGTATTGTCAAGAGACACAGCTGCAGAAAATGCCCTGAAAAGTAGGAAATCGCCAGCCAATACTGCAACCTGCAGGGTAGCATCAGATTTACTAACTGTTATAAGGTATTGTGAATATGACACAAGATATAGTTTGACTTGCATTTTGCCAAGTTTACAGCATGGCTTGGCGTTGCttccttttatttcttttaaaaGAACATGGTCCATACTTACGAGATGAAGATGTGGAAAATAAACAGATACAACTATTATCATTATTCATTTTCAGAGGTATCAAACAGAAAAATGGGCTTACTTGCGCATTAAATAAGAAATTTTTTCTATTTTGGTCTCTAAGAACTACGGAAAAAAAAGGGCTAAACCAAAATACTTTAATTGAGCTACTGAACAGCAACTAATTGATGTCCACATGTTTATATGTCCATATTTAAGAATACAACTTTAAATTAAGATCCCTTGAATTTCCTTTTCCATTAAAATTTTATGATAAGAATGATTACTGAACTATTTGGCCCTAAATATACAAGTTAGCCATTGTAGAAAAAGTATATGATATTACTTTCTTCCCGACTTTGAAGTTCAATGAGTCCATGCCACGCCTAGTATCAGCATCGTCCAAAACGTCATCATGAATAAGGCTCCATATCTAAGATGCAAGGGAGAAGACAAGTCACTAAAACAaatatttctgaatgtttcgGAAAGTGGAATGAAACAAGACGCTTAAGATGCGTACATGAATCATTTCAGTTATCTCAGCAAGATGCATATGCCTTGCTCGAGGCTTATTCTCTAAGCCATCAGCTATGTCCATGCTTATAGCTGAAGCCATCAATAGTAGAACCTGAAACATCAATAGTCAGGAGCTTACAATGATGAAACTGAACGAGTAAATTATATATACTTGTGTCTACTAAAAAAAGTACATATCTACGGTATGATGATAAGATACAAGAACACACTATGAAATCTGGTCTTACAGTAGGACAAGTTCTTTTCCCTTCAGCTCCAGCTCTGAAGAAGTATCCAGCTGCTGATGTCAGTTCAGGCACCTGTGGAGATAGCACATATATTGAGTTCCATACGCCAAATAGCTCATCCAAAAGCTTAAGCTATTGGGAAAAGGTGGGTGATGTAGTTTATAGTATTTCATggtacagaaaaaaaaaagggtgaaaGTATCATTATATAGTGTAATTCAAGCAAAGATTACAGTTAAATTATGCACCTCAGCAACCACCATTGAGCGCAATCGATCTGTCACTTCAGAGACTTCATCTTTAATCAGCACAAAGGGGTCTAGCTGCTCCTACTACACAGAAAAAGGAATGGTTTTGTTAGGAGAACAGAATTCTGGCACATGTGATTGCCTTACATGGTTGAGACAAGAGTGACATGACTATACAGTGACAATAACAACCCAGTTGTTTGCCTTACTATGCACTCAATAGACTCACCACCCTCTGATTAATGCTTAAATAGAATAAAATAATCTATGTAGCATCATGATAAAGGAGTCTGTATGACCATATCTACCTTAGCTGTTAGCCCTGCTTTTCTGGAAGAATGATCACTTGTGCAGTGAAAATAACATGAACTCCAAGTAAATCTGTCCCAATAGCACATATTCTGTGaagcaagaagccaagaaggTGGTGTCAAAGCATTACATAGTATTGTGAATTTAGGATACTGGAAACATTTGACTTGCGTGCATACATGTGGATTAAATTTGAATGGGCAGTTGAAATGCATTGTAAACACAACCAAACTTATGTTTGACTGCGGGATGTTAGAGCAGCATGTGAGTATGGATTCCACTTTTCTGGTAGCTGTGTTCTTGTAGCAAGTGGGCATGGATTTCCAGTTTTCCACTTCTCTGATAACCAATACATGTCAAAGCAACGAATATGTTTAGAGGCCTAAGTCTGCCAATATTCCTTCAAGCCTGAAAGAAATAATCTTTCTTGTAAACTGCATAATTGTTACAGGGAGGAAGTCAACGCACTGCTTTGGTGTAGTAGCAAAAGGGATGCGAGCTGCACAAAGGATATTAACAAGCTCTAACGTAGAATGATAATCCAACTGCTACGCTGACAAATCAGTGAAATCGAATGAACTAACCAAGAATTCATAATGAAATACATTTCCTCCTCATCATGCTAAAATGCTAATACCAAGAAAAGGGAACCATAGTTTTTAAGAGTAGAACATGGTGAAGTATCAGCGAATCTGCAAAGGCAGCATCTGCTACTGGAGCAGATAAACTAACCAATTCGCGTCGCGGTTCCAAACTATTGAACAACAGTTGTCAAGCTCCCATTTGCCACCAGCACTGCTGCAATGACCCTACATGCCTTTGCATTGTGTGCAGTTTTGCTCAAGCCTTATGGATGTTGTCACTATGGCACTAAAGCTGCGGTGTACATTTCAATCCACGACATAATGCAACTCTGCAAGGTGGAGATGCAAAATGCTTACATTAGCATTTTAGTAAGTATCTCCCACGAAACCGCAGATCCAGATTTGTTCTCCCTCTCAGTTATCGGACAGCAACGCATCGACGTGACAAAAAGAAACCTTTTGCAAAATTACAGAGGGGCAAAGAAAAAGTATCCCCAAATGAAGAACTCATAGATGCGGGATCCGTAAGTCTCACCGTTGGCATTCGGGGAGCGGAGGAAGCGGTGGAGGCTGAGCGCAGGAGCCCAGCGAGAAGAAGCCGTCCCGGCAGCATCATGGCCGGTCCCAATCGCCGGGGAGGCCGCCTGAGGCCTGGCCACCGCTGCCAGCGAGATGCGTTGACCAGAGCCAAATACCCCGGtcagcagcactgcagcagcagtGGTCTTTACTCTACTGATTTTTTGGaaatgactatatttcacaaaaTGTATTTAAATCGAACTTTAGTTAAAATATATTTTAAGAAGTGAGTATTACTGCAGGAGAATATAACGGTGGTGCCAGCAGTCTATTTGAAATGGTATTGAAGGATACTGAATTTTATTTTTACAACAATGGTGCGTAATATATTGCAAAAAAATCTACATATTAATATCAATGTAcacattttattaaaaaaatagatgaACACCCAAAAATAACCTGAGTACTATGTAGGCTCTAGTTGTTGAATTGAGTTGGATGGAATTGGAAAGATCATAAAACTTATCATGTGTTTTTTAATACTTATCATgactgtcacacccggttttaaaggtaaaatcgaatgctacctatatgtatgccaggatcaaatttcatacatatagtgacatcataagtaaataacagcaacagtatcacgtgaaaagatacaaataaagacttacaaaccatcagagatatacaCCTTAATTATGGAAACGgaagctccaaacttcacacgcaatcgactgggggctgcgtacgcctaggactcagcatcatcttcacaacaacttcatagcagcttcttcttctgagcaacgttgtttatagcaagggtgagcacttgtcgtactcagcaagtgtgaggagaatatgaatgcaagggttaatcaaggaaaggctgactggttgattgcattaaacatttttagttggtcaaattttattagcacctgattactaaggtatgagtatataccaacccacaattaatataaacataaatataagccataagcatatggcacaaccataaccatagcataaaccacaatttaaatccatcttcaagtatattactcatgtgagggtccaggccgctcttaaccgtgagcacggctgatcgatcagttttacactctgcagaggttgcacatctttacccacaagtcgcgtaaaagttcaaaagaactttagacccaaccacgcttgtgctgatcaggcacaataccacacttccgaggtgtgattgcatagggacgctacgaggcttttacaaagattcattagtcagtggtaacccgctaaggtttcggtgtctggcgtgcaccacccatcccaggtaaaatgcaacgactcagtcccccctcttgcctcatcacgagtaaggtcaccccagactaaggtttctaattaatcagccaagaccagagccatttagtcttgtggtagcactgttttcctgggtggttctccatgttccaattaaaatattgtaatcttgtattaacaaaaggtatatcataaatagaataagttcaccatgttgttcattagaaccaccataacccaagtatagcagctaagcatagctacccaacagaaaggtaaacccaggttggcaaggaataatcataaaaactaggcaaaccttaataggacccatcaaatttaatgcaagcatatgcaatagtgattaaacaaagttattgggacaaaagcacaaggacacacttgcctttctcgcCGTTGCTGCCCGTCGtgtttccgccgccgccgccaccgacccGGTGCTCCGTTTCCACCGCAGACGAGCTCCTCATATCCCAGGCCACCGATTCCGCCACGTTCCAGTCTCCTCCACTTGCTCCTGCTCCGCTGGCCTGAGGCTCCAGGAGCTCGGCCATGGCCGGCAGGAATCCGATCAGAGCAGCGCCGCTCTTTCTCCATCTCCCCGACCCGTGTCTCTTGGGCCTAAAGGCTCGTAATCCCCTTGAAAAGCCCACTTAACAATTGTGGCTGCCAAATCTCAGCCCATAAGCTACAGGTCAGAGAGGCATgaaggccctgtttgtatacgcttttttGGACCTCGCTTATCTgacaagcaagcttatctgataagcctgctgcctggagaatctgttgtctgaataagcagggtgtttggcaatcctgattattttgtatCGATTATCTGTCCaagttggtaaattgacctgaatgcccctaaagctgataatagctcatttttattgtgaatttgaggagaagacaataattctaatgtCCAACTTTAGTTCCTCTTcctcctacaggctacagcagcTACATATTCTCATCATCTCATGGCGAATATGTGGGAAAATGGCAAACAATGACAGGTCGGTGCTAAATACGGGAAATGGTATTGTCCATCCATGGTTGCTATTCATCTGGTCAAGAGGCTATAGCCCCCTTCAGATTAGCTAGAGTTAACAGAAAGTTGCTAAACTACCCAAACTTGCCAAGTCCAATTTCAACCATCCAATGCTCGAACTTCCCCAGCTACTGCAacccggcggcgggacggcgccgaggcggcaggagagtccggcggcggggccggatcCCAGGGGCAGGAGCGtcgagcggcggaggcggcccgcggcgggggcgtccggcggcgggggcggcgcccaggcggcccgcggcgggggcaacgcccaggcggcccgcggcgggggcgtccggcggcgggggcggcgggcggcaggggcctggcaggggcggccggcggaggtAGGGAGGTGGGCCGGCCGAcccgagcggcggtggcggtcgcCTGGAGGCAGCGTTGCCCGAGGGTACTCGGGGGAAAAATGCTCCGCTTGCCCCAGAAGCGTCTCCAGACCCGCGTAGGAGATAAGCTGGGTCCTAGTTCAATTCCAGATTTTCCACTAAGCGGCTTATGTGACAAGCGGGGAATAAGCAAGGTgtttgggtgggtttatcgcttattttttaccaataagcgggaaataagcgactccaaacaggcCCGAAATCTTGTCGATCTTTCCTAAGATTTTAAACTCATGCGTATGTTAAAAATTCATATTAGGTGGGGATGCAAGCCAACCAGCCAGCATCATTTGTTGATCACATAACACATATGTATGTGCAGCTAATTAATTTTCTTGTTTATTTTGATGTGTTTCGTTGTTCTAATATGTATAACTTATCATATTTATTAGATCCTGACTTTTACATGTATACATGCTTCAAAGCTTTGTTAAACTTGATTTAAAAATTTACGAAACCTAATTCaatattttcataattaaaATGTGATTCAACATTAATCTCGCCATTAGCCATGGTGGGCACTTAGAGTGGCACGCTAGAGAAGATTGATATGAAGTTGAGGATTTTCTTTCAAACAATATAAAAAGAATGATGCTTTTCAAGTAAAGATATGAAGCTGAttaattttccttttatttttatgtGTTTCTTTGTTCTAATATGTATAACTAATCATGTCTATTACTACCTTCGTTCAAaatataggtcattttagcttttctagatacataggttctgctatgtatctagacatactcCGTAACTCAATATTTAGATGCGTAGCATCTACAAAAGGTAAAACGACTTACactttggaatggagggagtagattccAATTTTTTGCATTTAAACATGCTTCAACGTTATGTTAAACTTGATTTAACAATTTGGGAAAGATTGATATGAATATAGTTAAGGATTTTATATGGAGGGCATGCCATGTTAAATTTTAAATACTAAACTTTTGGGATTATTATTGGACCAATGACAATTGGCACAGGTTGGAGGCACTTCCAAAGGGGTGGGGGCGCAACCTAACAGATTTGGTACACAAGCTTTGGCCATGACCAACCTTCAAGCTTCGCCCTGCCAACAAACATATATGGACTGCTAGGGAAACGACCCCGGAGACCAGCCTGATAGACTATATCTATGAACTTCAAATAAGTCCCTACTTTCCTAATAAGGGTACTGGCTCGCGAGGAGTATTTAATGGGGCGGCTGAGGCTTGACGTCGGCGAGGTCGAGTCGATGTGGAGCCAGCCGCACTAGATCATACATAGAGATGGATTGGCCGGTCGGCATGCATGACCATGCATCAGTTAGGGTTTTAGGGagttgtttagttttttttaaggtTCTTCGTTGGGAGTCCGTTTTTTTCTTTGGAAAGATTGATATGAATATAGTTCAGGATTTTATTTGGAGGGTGCGCCATGTTAAATTTTAAATACCAAACTTTTGGGATTATTGGACCAATGACCAGTGGCGGAGCTTGGAGGCACTTCCAAACAGGGGCCAAGCCAACAGATTTGGTTTGCTAATTAGAAAATATACAAGGTAAAACTCAGCGCTTATTGAAGAAAACTTTTACCAGCAGAGGGCCATGACCAACCTCCAAATAGACCCGAGCATTTTAAGTCCAGCCCGATCCTGATGGGTTTTGGCACGCTCACGCTAGCTGTCGAGTCGGGGTGGTCAACGAAAATCAAGCTCGAAAAAAAATCAGGCTAGCCCGAGCCGCccaaacaattaattttatttatttttcaactaaaaaagaATGCCTCACCCAAGCCTGGCCCGAACCCAACCTAAAAACTCGGCCTGACAACGCCCATGGGCTGTTCGTGAGCATAAATTTTCAGTCCGAAATGAAACGAAATTTTTACCGGCCCAGCCCGCAAAATGCTCAGGACTACCTCCAAGCTTCGGCCCTGCCAACAAACATATATGGATTGTATTTAAATGTTTTTGAATTGGATTGGATATTAGACAGTTTGTATTGGACTTGGATTGGGTTTGGATTGTTTTACGTGGTTTTAACTGGACTTGGACTGGGTTTGGATTGCTTTACGTGGTTTTAACTGGACTTGTTCATTTGGACTGGGATTGCAATGTTATTACTTATTACGTACCTTCTCCATCCTTACTTCTGTAGATATCAAATTCCCATCTGGTAAAACGATCGACTTACACCTATTTTCTGTTAGAGAGGTCGGATTACAACACCTAAACTATCTCCAATCCTGatataaatataataaataaatagttAACT
The genomic region above belongs to Setaria italica strain Yugu1 chromosome VI, Setaria_italica_v2.0, whole genome shotgun sequence and contains:
- the LOC101776392 gene encoding receptor kinase-like protein Xa21, which produces MRTAMEHHCSILLVASLLLASPAWTSASTGSDDTDADHRALMQFRSLITDDPSGALASWGGGNMTAPAPCGWHGVTCGVRGRRRGRVTALDLRGLDLASSGTAAPSSLSSLTYLRRLDLSGNRLGGGVPSPLPPSLERLNLSHNALQGPVPAALGSLHRLQVLYLSYNNLTGAIPASLGNLTSLTSLSLTSNNLAGAIPGALGNLKALTGLFLHYNMLQGSIPSAVFNISSLQKLDVQMNNLTGTLPPNAGGRLPRLTWFVVNNNRLHGAIPPSLCNASKLELAQMYDNSFSGVIPDCLGTHLKNLWALTLDGNQLEANVDADWGFMDSLTNCSNLKIISLVENKLGGVLPGSIANLSTSMEYLGISINMVSGQIPQEIGNLVNLNAIDMDLNKLTGIIPTSIGKLNKLNRLDLSANKLSGQIPPTIGNLTVLTELSLLDNMLTGPIPSSLGSCPLQTLNLGHNRLAGPIPKEVLLISTLSDYATFHENMLTGSLPSEVGHLKNLVALDVSGNRLTGEIPNSLGDCQILQYCIMKGNMFQGKIPESLGQLKALLALDLSRNNLSGHIPDFLGDMKGLEQLNISFNNFDGEVPKQGIFLNASAFSVEGNSGLCGGIAQLKLPPCSDNGSTSNNKRSHKLVMIVSTATAFLGISLLLALCALCHQRRKLIKAEHALPLINDQYARVSYVNLMNATNSFASENLIGIGSFGSVYKGTMISHDQEVVVAVKVLNLQQRGASQSFIAECETLRCARHRNLVKILTVCSSIDSGGLDFKAIVFDFLPNGNLDQWLHHRLREHGTHSRIDLVQRIDIAIHVASALEYLHHYKPTPIVHCDLKPSNILLDNDMVAHVGDFGLARFVHQDQINPSDISSGWATRRGTIGYAPPEYGLGNRVSIHGDMYSFGVLLLEIFTGKRPTDSDFVQDLNLHRYVQIALQDQQVTSVVDQQLLPVQDPELEGRTSSSSSTREITVACVTSILQIGILCSKELPTDRLLIGDALRELHRIKDNYNQLHLLST